Within the Sulfurospirillum barnesii SES-3 genome, the region TTTATTCGTGTGGGAGGTTTCTTTTAACAGAGTTCTTGCTTCAACATTGCAAGGCGTGGTGATTACGATTGCGGTATTGTGGATTATTTTTGGAGCAATTTTGCTTTTAAATACATTGAAGCATTCAGGTGCCGTAGCCGTTATTCGTAACGGTTTTAACGGTGTTAGTGCCGATAGACGAATCCAACTCATTATTGTCTGTTGGTTGTTTGGTGCTTTTATCGAAGGTGCGTCTGGTTTTGGAACGCCTGCTGCGATTGCTGCTCCTTTGATGGTAGCCCTAGGTTTTCCTGCAGCAGCAGCGGTAATGCTTGGTATGATGGTTCAAAGCACACCTGTTACTTTTGGTGCTGTTGGAACGCCAATTCTTATTGGTGTCAATAGTGGGCTTGATAAAGCAGGCATTACAACTCGTTTAGGTGAAGTAGGTTCTAGTTGGGATGTGTATTTGCAAACAGTAGTGACAAATGTTGCGATAACACATGCGATTGTAGGTGTCTTAATCCCCTCTTTTATGGTCATGATGCTTACGCGTTTTTTTGGAAAAAACGCTTCATGGTCTGAAGGCTTGGCTGCCGTTCCCTTCGCTATTTTTGGTGGTTTGGCTTTTGTAATCCCTTATGCGATGACAGGTATTATACTTGGACCTGAATTTCCTTCTATTATTGGTGCACTTGTAGGGCTTCCTATTGTTGTTATGGGTGCAAAAAGTGGATTCTTAGTGCCTAAGCAATCTTGGGATTTTCCACCAGCAAGTGAATGGCCAGCCCATTGGATTGGTCAAATCGAAATTAGGTTAGATACATTAACTGAAAAAACAAAAAAAATGTCACTTTTGGTAGCATGGTTACCGTATGTTATGGTTGCGGGTATTTTAGTATTGACCCGTGTGAGCCCTGAACTCAAAAAATTCTTACTCTCTTTTAAAGTTGCGTTTGTAAATATTTTAGGTGAAAAAGGAATTAGTGGTTCTATTGAGCCTCTTTATTTGCCTGGCGGTATTATTGTTTTTGTTGTTTTATTGACCTATTTTCTACATGGCATGAAAGCCAAAGAGATGAGTGCAGCAATTGGTGAGTCAACCAAAGTGCTTTTGGGTGCTGGTTTCGTGCTTATTTTTACCGTTCCATTGGTTCGTATTTTAATTAACTCTGGTGTAAATGGTGCAGGTTTTGCTTCTATGCCCATTGTTATGGCGCAATACGTTTCAACAACCGTTGGTAGCATCTATCCTGTTTTTGCTCCATTTGTAGGTGCGATTGGTGCGTTTATCGCAGGAAGTAATACGGTTTCTAATATGATGTTGGCTCAATACCAATTTGGTGTGGCTGAGGGTATTGGTGTTTCTACTGCGTTGATGGTTGCGCTTCAAGCCGTAGGTGCAGCTGCGGGTAATATGGTGGCTATCCACAACGTTGTTGCAGCATCTGCAACCGTTGGACTTTTGGGACAAGAGGGTGAGACCTTACGTAAAACGGCTATTCCAACAGCATATTACTGCCTTTTTGCTGGTATTTTAGGACTCATTGGTATGTATGTTTTAGGTGCAACAGATCCTCTTTTTATCGCAAAATAAATTTTAAAGTGTGGTTGTGATACGTTCACAGCCACCTTTCCTCTTTTTATAAATCCTAATCTTTCTTATGCTACAATCTACGCCTATTAATATAACTTTCAGCAGGGTAGGGTGTAATGGCAAAAGAGAAAATTTTAATTGTTGAAGACAATAAAGCGCTTTCAAAACTTATCGTTAAAAAGATGGAATCAAGCCTTGCTTTTGATGTGGATGCTGCATACACTTATGCTGAAGCAGAGGCATTGATTGAAAAAAGCAATGATTATTTTTTAGCTCTTTTGGATTTAAATTTACCCGATGCCCCTAATGGTGAAGTTGTCGATATGGTCTTATCACATAAGATTCCCTCCATTGTTCTTACAGGCTCTATTGATAAAGAGGTGCGTGAGGCAATTTTGAAAAAAGAAGTGATTGATTATGTCTATAAAGGCAATATTGATGATGTCAATTACATTTTTACTCTTATTGAGAGATTGCATAAAAACCGTGATA harbors:
- a CDS encoding L-lactate permease — translated: MGLGMQALFAALPIIASGILLVGLRMKAKTAMPIVYVMTALIALFVWEVSFNRVLASTLQGVVITIAVLWIIFGAILLLNTLKHSGAVAVIRNGFNGVSADRRIQLIIVCWLFGAFIEGASGFGTPAAIAAPLMVALGFPAAAAVMLGMMVQSTPVTFGAVGTPILIGVNSGLDKAGITTRLGEVGSSWDVYLQTVVTNVAITHAIVGVLIPSFMVMMLTRFFGKNASWSEGLAAVPFAIFGGLAFVIPYAMTGIILGPEFPSIIGALVGLPIVVMGAKSGFLVPKQSWDFPPASEWPAHWIGQIEIRLDTLTEKTKKMSLLVAWLPYVMVAGILVLTRVSPELKKFLLSFKVAFVNILGEKGISGSIEPLYLPGGIIVFVVLLTYFLHGMKAKEMSAAIGESTKVLLGAGFVLIFTVPLVRILINSGVNGAGFASMPIVMAQYVSTTVGSIYPVFAPFVGAIGAFIAGSNTVSNMMLAQYQFGVAEGIGVSTALMVALQAVGAAAGNMVAIHNVVAASATVGLLGQEGETLRKTAIPTAYYCLFAGILGLIGMYVLGATDPLFIAK